Genomic window (Oncorhynchus masou masou isolate Uvic2021 chromosome 9, UVic_Omas_1.1, whole genome shotgun sequence):
CTTGACCTGCGCGTCTGTCATCTTCAGGCTCTTGGCGAGGGTGGCCCGCTCCGCGCTCGCGAGGTACTTCTGCCGGTGGAAGCGCTTCTCCAACTCACAAATCTGCACACGGGAGAAGGATGTCCGAGGCTTTTTCCGTTTGGGCGGTGTGCGGTTCTGGTATGGATGACCTATCCGCCGGGTCACCGTGAATGGCACGAGAGCTGAAGGAgggagcagaacagcagactggaggaTGAGTTCACACGGTGGATGAGTGATGGGTGTTTTGTCCTCTGTGGTAGGAAAGACTCCAACTGTGTTGTTGTACAGTTCGTAGATTCTGGAGTATAGGCTAATCCTCAGTAGAACACGGTTATATTCATTATTAGCCGAGTTAGAAGAGAATTGTATTGGTTGATTTGGCGCCTGCATAAAACTGGGCGTTTCTGTTTGGGCCTACGTCGACTCATCCATCTGCAATTTGCAAATATTCAATTTTTAACCTGATTTTAATCGTTTATTCTCTAGGGATAAAGCCATCATTTCTGTCTGGATATTACAGTTAGGCTTTCCCCTGCGTGAGCAAACAATGACATTAAATGGTAAATACAGGAAGTCGTCATGTTGGGTTCGGCTCTGGGTGCCGAATCAGGCTATTACAAATGGAATAGGCCTATATTTGAGATCAATAGCATTATTGCCTAACATTCACACTATGGCTTACTACTCTTCGCGAGAAGGTTTTCATATGTCTTTATCAGATTGTATAAACTGTTGAGTGTTAAATAAAATCCTTATATTTAAAAATCTATATATTTAGGCCAATAACAACAACGTGCATGAGATACATCTACAAATAATCATTTATCACATGTCCTTGGCGCTAGAAGATCCTAAACTGGAAGTGAATGCACATGGAGGCATAAAGAAATGCAGGCTATTCTGGGTGATTCTACAATGCAATTTGATTATTGTAGCAATTGTGTTTTTTGTCCACATTTTATTTGTATAGGCCTATTCAATATTTACACGTAGTTTCCGTTGCTATAAGTATTAATTGACTTTATCAAGCACACGTCTTGTAACATTAAAATATGCTAAATATGTAGAGAAATAAGGAAGTAGGCTACAATTTCAGTAAAATTGCATAAGTGGGTGAAGACTACATTTTCTTACGTTTTAATGCGTAAAGGGTTGGAGATTGAATTAATGGTTATCAAAATGCTTTGTTATTTTATTGATCACATAATctgtattattgttgttgttgttgttgccgtATCGTTATCGTTATTATTTAGCTTTTCACTTTTTTAAAGCTTATTACACGTTTATTGTAAGATAATATGTTTTTAAGATGTTTTGAAAATTGCTATTACGGGAAACCGGGAACATTTTTTTTCGGAAAGTTACCTGAAAACCTGTCCTTGGCGAACCTATAACCGACCAACGGGAAACTCAGGCCTCCATACCCGGGCACAGCGCTCCCCACATGCGGCGGTCCATCGACCGTGAACGGTCTGTGAGCGGGCACCCGGATCACTCCTCTGCTGCCCAGGCTGCACTTCACTCCGTACAAACCAGGATCCTCTAACTGTGGTATCATACCcgagagggagatggacagcGCGGTGTAGGACGCTGCGCTCCTTCCGGTCGTGCTCCCCAAAAGGTAACCGTCTCCACTGCTGGTCCGGCCGCTCTCTGAGTCAGCACCGCTACTAAGTATCTGGTCGATGCCGAAGCTGATGGGTTCGTGCTGGATCACTTTGAGAGGAGGGCTTGGGTTGCTGAGTGCGCGCTCCATCCCCACCGTTTACTGGCTGGACAGGATGGAAATTAAATAACGAGGTTAAACAGCCAGTTTGTGCCAAAAAGCAACTGCGGTTGTCTCCATTGTCATCCTCCGTTCAGAATCCGACCATCTGAAACTTCGGAAAGCACTCCTTCAGATCATCCTCGTGCACGCCAGTGAAAGTTTGATTTGCGTTTGGATAAGTCTGTGACGCTCTCTTCCCTGCGTCAAAGAATGTTGGTCTTGCTGCCCACCCCCCCATTCCTGTGTTTTTATTGGTTGGTGCTGTCAATCCCTTGGGGGCAGGATATTTTAACACCATAACCTCGACTGCTTTCCGACAAGAGTTAATTTAGTGCAATATCAGAGCATACATTTCTAAACATTGTATTTGACCTGTTTGGACAATTCACTTGACctagtgttttatttatttaaccaggcaagtcagttaagaacacattcttatttacagttacggcctaggaacagtgggttatcagccttgttcaggggcagaacgacagatttttaccttaccATCTTGGGGATTCGagctagcaacctttcggttaactggcacaacactctaaccactaggctacctgccgccccacaggCTTTGAAAAAGTGCCCGGAGTCCCTGTTTTCTAACCTCCATTTTGTAGCCTTGTCATTGTCCGATCTCCATGAAAATACAGTAGGCTGTAATGAAATATATTAATTGAACGGAAATAACAGATACAAGTTGCAACGATGACATATTCTTACTTCCCATTGCCTTTTCCTATCTAGAGATGATCAACGACTAAACTGTATCGAAATAGGAAAAGGTCTCCGTCTCTTCTCTGTGATATGTCCATCCCGCAATACACATGTTGGTGGCTGCGCGTCTCTACGAGGAACACGAGAGGACCTGTATTAACACAAGAGTCTATTCGTCATGGATTGAAGTGGGCCTTGGTTAGGGCCATTGATTTGAGGTATAGAGGAAGCGAGGCATCACTTCTCCGTTTTGATTACGGCGTCTGTCAACAGCTACTGGCAGATTACTCCTTCTCTGTGTAAGACATACATTTGAAGTAAACCAATAGGTTGTATCCGAACCGTGTCTGCTGCTGGTAATCATAATGCTTTAATTCCTCACAAGGCCTAAACTAAATTACAATAGTGCAGGGTACAACCCGACGGTGGCACATTCATTGATAATAAAAGGGAATTGTCTGACGAGGCCACGGGCTATACAGAGGAAGTAGAGGGTCTGCATGGTCGCTGGAACCTCCTGCCCATTAGAATCAATGAAAAGACGGACACAATTAACTGTTTATGTACCCCTGGCGAGAGCTTTGCTGAGATGTGTTCCTGTCCTCGTCTCTATAGACCTGATATAGGCCCATAGTCTTTaacatatttacatgtacattttatTTATCGACAAAAACAAATATTCTTAACACAGGTAAAACATTTAACTATTAGGCTATAATTTAAACCTATATTTTGGGTTGCAAGTTTCTTATAGGTTTTAATTTTGACATGCATAGATACGACTATTTTAATGATTCATTTGATGAGGCGATATAAGCTAGGTACCCCCCACAATCAAAATTATAACCTCGATCGAATTTGTTGTATGAGTAACTGTCCATAACGGAGGTTCTCTTGTTTTTTTGTCCCATCTATATGgctttaaaaaatgtgtttaatgTGCTTTAAGGTTTTCATATTCATTCTGAGGAAATTCCTTTATGAATAATAATGATCTCATATTAATACGTTGTTTACAATACATGTGTTTTCCATAAACGAACAATTGGAGTAGGCATATCAAGAGACCTAACCAAAATTTGACGTGGTTGTTCAGAAATATGGACTGGCAGAATTGGCTATAGTTTCCCCACCATCGTGAGCACACCGGTGGCCAATTTTCACGAGGGAGAAATTGACTGTTATAGCTGTCATTTCCCGTACACATTTTTATATTTACTGTGCAGTTATCAGGCTACTTTATATTCAAATCATAATTACTATTTATTGTGTACCTATATGTGGTTGATCGTTTTATTCTATTAAATTATATGgttcatgtatatatatatttttcgaTTGCATGCATTTTGATTTAGCCTAATATGACCATCTGCAGTCCTACACAGATAGCAAAAACGGGTCTAGTCAACGTGGGAAACTGCTTAGATTTGAAAGAAGTATCCAACATTAggaatttcttatttttttcatcCAACTTTGCatctaaatccaatgacatggtgacatttttgGTTGGTTTCACTTTGAATTCACGTTAATTGATaacacaaccaaatgtaaataaaaaatcgaagttgaactgacatctgtgcccggTGGGTATATTATGCACGGTGGATTTGGGAACACGGCAGAAACGGTGTCATAGCTGGCTCTCTCTCCAATGGAGAAGGATTCAGCGGACGGGGACAGGGGAACGTTGGTTCAGGGGTCGTGGGTGTAAATGAGACGGTGTCATAGCTGGCTCTCTCTCCACTGGAGAAGGATTCAGCGGGCGGGGACAGGGGAACGTTGGTTCAGGGGTCGTGGGTGTAAATGAGACGGTGTCATCCTCAGATTATCCGAGTTTATGCCACACCATGAAGTCACTAAATCCGGGAATGCTCGGCCTACTACGTGGATGATACAACCACGATAATAACTATAGGTCTATATGATAATAGAACTAATagctttaaaacatttttttattaaatacTAGAAATACTAGAAATAGAAGAACAAATAAATTGGCTACCGGATACAAAACACATGAACTTTATAGGAAAACAGACTAGTGTGCATGACATTAACAGCAATGGATGTGGCACACTAAAAATTAGGGGTTCAACGAGGgttcttctaagatcctcaaaGATCTAAGGACCTTCAGGTTATTGTCACTGAAAATGGCCCCAAAAGGTTATTCCAAGAACCCAATAGGAGGTGGGGTTAAtcgaggaacctccttagttggtgggggttcttgcaggaacctaactgcccaacGGAAACATTTGGATTTGAATTTGAAAGGACAGCAGGTGAAGGCAGTTAACTGAAAAATGTAAAGTCTCCTCAATTTAAGGTAAGGTTTGTCCTTTGTATTATATACATTAATATTGTTTTATGGTGACACCATCTATCTTTTCATATTTGTGCAAATCTTtctaaggatcggaccctttttaacatttttgcctaaaatgacacccaaatctactgcctgtagctcaaggcccgaagcaaggatatgcaatttgaaaggaaacactttgaagtttgtggaaatgtgaatttagTGTGGGAGAATATagcacattagatctggtaaaagataatacaaagacaaAACTAACCGTTTCTTTGTATTTTTGTTGTACCAGCATCTtcgaaatgcaagagaaaggccataatgaaTTATTCTAGCCCAGGTTCAATTTAGgcattggccactagatggcagcagtgtatttACAAAGTTTTTGAGTGATCCAATGATCTGTTGCATATctattcaaaatgttgtatcaagactgcccaaatggtTTATTCATACATTTCCACATTCATAATTGTACTCTCTCCATTAACAATAGGATGGTATTCTTTCACCATAGTAGCTACTATAAATTGGACagcgcagttagattaacaagaatttaagattTCTGACactatcagatatgtctatgtcctggggaTTTCTTTTGtttcttacaacctcatgctaatcacattagcctacgttagctcaaccgtcccgagAACGGGACACCGATCCTTaacagaaaatggacacaattcaatggatatcaatcaacaaagaggtaagaatatgtacgctataagaatatgttgaaggctgGCTGTATTGGGTGCAGATGACTAAACTGATCACTTTTGTGGCTGTGTCTGCAGGTATACAGACGAGGAGACATACACAGGTATGTAAATTGGTATTGGTATGTAATGCAGGTCACATGTACCATTCTCCTCCCTTACCTCTTCAATGAATATCCCATAGTTCTCCCATAGTtctctacattatggacaaggtatgtgtatgTTTTATTCACATTCACAACAAAAACCAAGGTTTGAATACTGTtgtgtgcatgttttgttaatCATCTGTATTATGACTATTTTTGGGGATTCACAGACCTCCCTACAGCTCTGATGAATGTAACAGGAAACATGTTCGATCACCATTCACTGCTAAATCATTCTGGCTATATATACATTGGCAAGAAGaaatatgtgaaccctttggaattacctggattccTGCAAAAAATGGTCATAAACTTTGATCTGATCTTCACATCAATATACAAACACCGTCTGCttaaaactaataacacacacacaattagacattttatgtctttattgaacacactgtgtaaacattcacagtgtagggtggaaaaagtatgtgaacccttggatttaataactggttgaccctcatttggcagcaataacctcaaccaaacgttttctgtagttgctgatcagacctgcacaacggtcaggaggaattttggaccattcctctttacaaaactgtttcagttcagcaatattcttaggatgtctggtgtgaaccgctcgcTTGAGATCATGCCAAGGCATTTTTaatcgggttgaggtcaagtctctgactgggccactctaAAAGACAtcttttcttctgttgaagccattctctgtttgtggtcattgtcctgttgcatcactcaacttctgttgagcttcaattggcagacagatagccttacattctcctgcaaaatgtcttgataaatttgggaattcatttttccgtcgatgatagaaAGCTGTCTCGGCCCTGAGGcaacaaagcagccccaaaccatgatgctccctccaccatactttacagttgggatgaggttttgatgtcgGTGTGCTGTGCTATTTTTCTCtacacacagtgttgtgtgttccttaaaaaacaactcaactttagtttaatctgtccacaaaATATTTTGCCAGAAGCGCAGTgaaacatccaggtgctcttttgtgaatttcagacgtgcagcaatgtttgaTTTGgacagcagtgtcttcttccgtggtgtcctcccatgaacaccattcttgtttagtgtttgaCGTATCatagactcatcaacagagaaGTTAGCacgttccagagatttctgtaagtctttagctgacactctaggattcttcttaacctcattgagcattctgcactgtgctcttgcagtcctctttgcaggacggccactcctagggagagtagcaacagtgctgaactttctccatttatagacaatttgtcttaccgtgaaCTGATGaatatcaaggcttttagagacacttgtgtaaccctttccagcttcatACAAGTCagcaattcttaatcttaggtcttctgagatctcttttgttcaaggcatggttcacatcaggcaatgcttcttgtgaataacaAACTCACAAAGTCAGCTCttaccaacatctccaatctcatctcattgattggattccaggttagctgactcctgactccaattagttTTTGGAAAAGTAATTAGCCGAGTAGTTCACATaatttttccaacctacactgtgaatgtttaaattatgtattaaatatagacaagaaaaatactaTAAttagtgtgttattagtttatttaagcacactgtgtttgtctattgttgtgactaagatgaagatcagatcaaattttatgacaaatttatgcagaaatccaggtaattccaaagggttcacatactttttcttgccactttATATAGAtacggagaacatcaacacattaacatcaataCGCCAGAGGATATACAGTACCTATTGGACTTGGGACTCTGCTGGGAGTATACCtcatatttagattttttaatTCTGCTTAGCCactaaaatcataataaacactgacaactaaaatattgtgttattgttgttattgttattatattattattcatATAGGGGTGGGGGGGAGTTAAGAAATGAACCCCAAAAGGTTCTTTGAGGATCCATCAAAATAGGTTCTTTGAAGAACATAtaggggttcccccacagtttcaatttgaagTACCCCTAAAGGATTCTCCAGGAACCTTTTCTTTTAGAGTGCAAGAGCACAAACTGGCCTGGGACCAGTCTATAGGCTACCTCCCCTTAAAGGCTATATCCGCTtacattttaatattttttaaaattatttttaacttttatttatttatttttattttacctttatttaactaggtaggccagttgagaacacgttctcatttacaactgcgacttggccaagataaagcaaagcagtgcgacacaaacaacacagacttacacatgggataaacaaacgtacagtcaataacacaatataaatatctatatacagtgtgtgcaaatcagGAAAGATTAGGGAggaaagacaataaataggccatagtggcggaataattacaatatagaaatGAAACacgggagtgatagatgtgcagaagatgaatgtgcaagtagagatactggggtgcaaaggagcaaaaaaataaattacaatatggggatgaggtagttgggtgggctatttacagatgggctgttaacACCAATTAGATCAAAGTAATGACATAAAAAATAATGGATGCCAATACTAAATTAGGCTAAAGCAATTGTAACACTTATAATTATTAGGCAAATAGGCTAATATAACAATAGACCAATGACATTTCAATCGAAAGCAGTTTTGGTAATGACACTTGACTTTGGAAAGCTATCTTCATAAATGGCCCTCCGTGAGCAATTAGGACACGGTCAATTCTCGTGCAAACTGCAAAGCCAATATATTCAGCTGGCATTCTGGTTCTCTGGAGAGAGAGGCCTAAAGTCCAAAGAAAATGGAACAAAGACTGAAAGTGCACGATTGATTTGAGAAATTAGCTTACCACTTGATCTGCATAATCGAGGTTCGAGCTTGTGGCACCCGCGGGCTCTGTTTTTATTGCACGTGTCTTCACTCTGTCTTTTTAAAGGAAGGGGACGGGCTGCTTTTGAATAATAAATGAGGCGTTGTTCTATTGTCGCTAAAGTGCCGGTGATGTTAGAATATGGAAATGCAGCAGTAAGTAATAGTGCATTTAAAGAGGATGTACAAATGTTTTATTATGATATGtagggaaagagatggagatggggagagggaggaagggaggagagatctGTTTTATTGCAATATAAGCGACAGTAGAGGAAGAGATTGCCTCGTAGGCAAATTGAGTTGTTAATGAAACTACCGCTCAAAACGATTATTTTCCTGCCATCCTCATGAAATATTTAAAGTATTTAATATGCCTATTGGTGCTGGCCATTGGGCAACAGGCAGCTATAGCAATCAATAAAATTGGTGTCAAACGACATTTATAGGAGGTATTTCACATTAGCCTACAATGCTTGGCAGACTATATCTCTGTTTACAATGAAAAAGATAAATAGTGTCTTCCCTTTTCCGTGTTCAATGCATGGTGTTGCCAGTGGGAGTGTTGAGATGTTGACATGCTCAGTGGGATGTTTCTAGGTCAGAGAGGGGAATGGGATCTCCTTTGGGGACTAGCATAACCCTGCCTGTGTTAGAGTATGAGACAGGACTATGGGGTGGAAGGGCTATGCCCCTGTGGATACAGGACTGTGGGGTGGAAGGGCTATGCCCCTGTGGATACAGGACTGTGGGATGGAAGGGTTATGCCTCTGTGGATACAGGACTGTGGGGTGGAAGGGCTATGCCCCTCTGGATACAGGACTGTGGGGTGGAAGGGCTATGCCCCTGTGGATACAGGACTGTGGGGTAAGGGCTATGCCCTGTGGATACAGGACTGTGGGGTGGAAGGGCTATGCCCTGTGGATACAGGACTGTGGGATGGAAGGGTTATGCCTCTGTGGATACAGGACTGTGGGGTGGAAGGGTTATGCCTCTGTGGATACAGGACTGTGGGGTGGAAGGGCTATGCCCCTGTGGATACAGGACTGTGGGATGGAAGGGTTATGCCTCTGTGGATACAGGACTGTGGGGTGGAAGGGCTATGTCCCTGTGGATACAGGACTGTGGGGTGGAAGGACAATGCCTCTGTGGATACAGGACTGTGGGGTGGAAGGGCTATGCCCCTGTGGATACAGGACTGTGGGGTGGAAGGGCTATGTCCCTGTGGATACAGGACTATGGGGGGAAGGGCTATGCCTCTGTGGATACAGGACTGTGGGGTGGAAGGGCTATGCCCCTGTGGATACAGGACTGTGGGGTGGAAGGACAATGCCTCTGTGGATACAGGACTGTGGGGTGGAAGGGCTATGCCTCTGTGGATACAGGACTGTGGGGTGTAAGGGCTATGCCTCTGTGGATACAGGACTGTGGGGTGGAAGGGCTATGCCCCTGTGGATACAGGACTGTGGGGTGGAAGGCCTATGCCCCTGTGGATACAGGACTGTGGGGTGGAAGGGCTATGCCCCTGTGGATACAGGACTGTGGGGTGGAAGGGCTATGCCTCTGTGGATACAGGACTATGGGGGGAAGGGCTATGCCCCTCTGGATACAGGACTGTGGGGGGAAGGGCTATGTCCCTGTGGATACAGGACTATGGGGGGAAGGGCTATGCCCCTGTGGATACAGGACTGTGGGGGGAAGGGCTATGCCCTGTGGATACAGGACTGTGGGGGGGAAGGGCTATGCCCCTCTGGGATACAGGACTGTGGGGGGAAGGGCTATGTCCCTGTGGATACAGGACTATGGGGGGGAAGGGCTATGCCCCTGTGGATACAGGACTGTGGGGGGGAAGGGCTATGCCCCTGTGGATACAGGACTATGGGGGGGAAGGGCTATGCCCCTGTGGATACAGGACTATGGGGGGGAAGGGCTATGCCCCTGTGGATACAGGACTGTGGGGTGGAAGAACTATGCCTCTGTGGATACAGGACTGTGGGGTGGAAGGGCTATGTCCCTGTGGATACAGGACTATGGGGTAGCAGGGCTATGCCCTAAAATAGTTTTGGAAGACAAAGCCAATCACATAAATGTTTTGTTATACTTTGTTATTTTTTGAACATTTATTTTGAGATATTTGTTGAGCATTGTGTTCTTGGCTTGTTAAAACAAAGGAAGGGATGGCGTTTGGCTGAGATCAAAGGTGTGTGTTCATGGTGTGTGTTCATGGTGTGtaagcatggtgtgtgtgtatggtgtgtgagcATGGTGTGTGTTCATGGTGTGTGTTCATGGTGTGTGAGCATGGTGTGTGAGCATAGTGTGtgagcatggtgtgtgtgtatggtgtgtgagcatggtgtgtgtgtatggtgtgtgagcatggtgtgtgtgtgtgtgtgtatggtgtgtgttcatggtgtgtgagcatggtgtgtgtgtatggtgtgtgtgagcatggtgtgtgtgtgtgtatggtgtgtgtgtgtgtggtgtgtgtatggtgtgtgtgtatggtgtgtgttcaTGGTGTGTGAGCATGGTGtgagcatggtgtgtgtgtatggtgtgtgagcATGGTGTGtgagcatggtgtgtgtgtatggtgtgtgtgtgtatggtgtgtgtgtatggtgtgtgaacatgttgtgtatggtgtgtgtgttcatggtgtgtgtatggtgtgtgatggtgtgtgagcatagtgtgtgtgagcatggtgtgtgtgtgtatggtgtgtgttcaTGGTCTGTGAGCTTGGTGTGTGTTCATGGTGtgtgttcatggtgtgtgtgttcatggtgtgtgagcatggtgtgtgtgtgtgtgtgtatggtgtgtgttcatggtgtgtgagcatggtgtgtgtgtatggtgtgtgtgtgtatggtgtgtgtatggtgtgtgtgtgaatggtgtgtgttcatggtgtgtgagcat
Coding sequences:
- the LOC135545185 gene encoding T-cell leukemia homeobox protein 3-like, whose product is MERALSNPSPPLKVIQHEPISFGIDQILSSGADSESGRTSSGDGYLLGSTTGRSAASYTALSISLSGMIPQLEDPGLYGVKCSLGSRGVIRVPAHRPFTVDGPPHVGSAVPGYGGLSFPLVGYRFAKDRFSALVPFTVTRRIGHPYQNRTPPKRKKPRTSFSRVQICELEKRFHRQKYLASAERATLAKSLKMTDAQVKTWFQNRRTKWRRQTAEEREAEHQQANRLILQLQADALHKSFNELAGFDPLCSHNSSLYALQNLQPWAEERE